The following coding sequences lie in one Spinacia oleracea cultivar Varoflay chromosome 1, BTI_SOV_V1, whole genome shotgun sequence genomic window:
- the LOC110779924 gene encoding protein trichome birefringence-like 38, protein MGNRPNTRNLLITIVGTLVICSCLISVSQANHLPEQRKRRELSQCNIFKGHWAWDASYPMYDSSKCPEIRKEFDCHKYGRPDKYYLKFRWQPNDCDIPRFNGVDFLTRMRGKKIMFVGDSLSLNIYQSLICMLHAAVPNSNITQPSGGMKSWFFQDYNVSVTMYSSLYFVDIEKEESGRVLKLNSLKNGKIWEEMDVLIFNTWLWWNRMDDKKQWDYIQDGDVIQKDMDRMVAFKKALTLWAKWVDSDIDPNKTKVYFQGTNPMHYDGKEWNAPGVKGCSKETMPMKGSSYPTRAPPVLEVVKQVLSTISKPVYLLDITTLSQLRKDGHAGAYNGFHGMDCNHWCIAGVPDTWNQLLYTTLLM, encoded by the exons ATGGGCAATAGACCGAACACTCGAAATCTCCTCATTACTATTGTTGGAACATTGGTCATATGTTCATGTCTGATTAGCGTAAGCCAAGCAAACCATCTTCCTGAACAAAGAAAGCGGCGCGAACTAAGCCAATGCAACATTTTCAAAGGTCATTGGGCATGGGATGCTTCATATCCTATGTATGATTCCTCAAAATGTCCAGAAATTCGCAAAGAATTCGATTGCCACAAATACGGCCGCCCCGATAAGTATTATCTCAAGTTCCGGTGGCAGCCAAATGATTGTGATATTCCAAG GTTTAATGGAGTGGATTTTCTAACGAGAATGAGAGGAAAGAAGATAATGTTTGTTGGAGATTCACTTAGTCTTAACATTTATCAGTCGTTAATTTGCATGCTTCATGCTGCTGTTCCTAACTCCAATATCACTCAACCATCTGGTGGCATGAAGTCCTGGTTTTTTCAG GATTATAATGTTAGTGTTACGATGTATTCTTCTTTATACTTTGTTGACATTGAGAAAGAGGAAAGCGGTCGAGTTTTGAAGCTGAATTCGCTTAAAAATGGCAAAATTTGGGAGGAGATGGACGTTTTGATTTTCAATACTTGGCTATGGTGGAACAGGATGGACGATAAGAAACA ATGGGACTATATACAAGATGGGGATGTAATACAAAAGGACATGGATCGGATGGTCGCGTTTAAAAAAGCATTAACGCTTTGGGCAAAATGGGTTGATTCTGATATTGATCCCAACAAGACTAAAGTTTACTTCCAAGGAACCAACCCTATGCATTATGA TGGGAAGGAATGGAATGCACCGGGGGTGAAGGGGTGCTCCAAGGAGACAATGCCTATGAAAGGATCAAGTTACCCGACTAGAGCACCACCCGTATTAGAAGTGGTAAAACAAGTACTAAGCACGATATCCAAACCCGTTTATTTACTTGATATCACAACTCTTTCACAACTAAGAAAAGATGGCCATGCCGGTGCTTATAATGGTTTCCATGGAATGGATTGCAATCATTGGTGTATAGCTGGGGTTCCTGATACTTGGAATCAACTTCTCTACACAACTCTTTTAATGTGa